Genomic window (Streptomyces sp. LX-29):
TCGTGGCAGACCCTCCCCGGGCCGTTCCGGCGGCCCGGGGCTCCGCCGTGCCGAGGCAATAGATCACTGCTGTGGACGGGGGCGCTACGCCCTCTGTACGCCCGCTTCCGGGCAGCACAGAAGCCGGTCCGAGGCAGAGGCCCCGGACCGGCCGAAGTACAGCGAGAAGCCGAACGTCAGAAGCGCGTATGGGCGCGCTCAGGCGCGCCGACGCTGCGCCGACGAACCGGACGGCTGGTCGTCGTCCTCATCGTCGTCGTCGTTGTACAGATCCGCGTACTGTGCGTACGGGTCGTCGTCCAGCTCATCGTCTTCGAACCGCTCGCCATTCGGCGGCTGGCTCGATGTCGATGCGCCCAGCTCCTCGGCCAGGCGTGAGAGATCCGTCCCACCGCTGTTGTACTTCAGCTGGCGGGCGACCTTCGTCTGCTTGGCCTTGGCCCGGCCGCGCCCCATGGCTCGACCCCCTCAACGACGGGGCTCGACGGCCCCAGAGTCTTGACACGCGTTCACGTTCACATGAGTCGGAGCGGACTCTCGGGGGGAGAGACCGGTCCGTAGGGCTTCAACGGTACCTGCTTCTGTGGCCATACGGTACGTCGCCCGCACGACGTGCCACTCGGCAGTCCCCGCGAGGCGCCCTGTCCTCGCTGGTCAACTGCGATTTTAACGTGTATTGAGCGCCGACCCGCCGACAAGCCGTGAGAGATCTCTCCCCGCGCGGCCTGTCCGTGTGCCGACAAATGTCGCAGCGGCCCGTCCCGGCGCCATGACGATGCCGGAGATCCGCCACAGGCAGCCTACCCCGACGAATCATTTCGTATGAAGGTACGAAATGATTCGTCGGGGCGAGGGGGTCAGCCCTGGCGGCCTTCCGCCATCCGCTGCTCCGCCAGCCGGTCGGCGGCCACCGCCGGCGGCACCCCGTCCGCCTTCGCCCGCTCGAATATGGCCAGCGTGGTGTCGAAGATCCCGTCCGCCTTCGCCTTCGCCCGCTCGAAGTCGAAACCGTGCAGCTCGTCAGCCACCTGGATGACGCCGCCGGCGTTCACCACGTAGTCGGGGGCGTAGAGGACGCCGCGGTCGGCGAGGTCCTTCTCCACCCCCGGGTGGGCGAGCTGGTTGTTGGCCGCACCGCAGACCACCGTGGCGGTCAGGGCCGGAACGGTCTCGTCGTTCAGGGCGCCGCCCAGCGCGCACGGGGCGTAGACGTCCAGGTCGGCGCGGATGAGGGTGTCCGTGTCGAGGACGGCGGTCACCTTCGGATGCCGGCTCATGATCCGGTCGACGGACTCCTGGCGCACATCGGTGATGAACACCTCGGCACCGTCCTCCAACAGGTGCTCGACCAGGTGGTGGCCCACCTTGCCGACACCCGCGACGCCCACCCGGCGGCCGGCGAGCGTGGGCTCGCCCCAGGCGGCCTGGGCGGAGGCCCGCATGCCCTGGAAGACGCCGAAGGCGGTGAGCACGGAGGAGTCGCCGGCGCCGCCGTTCTCGGGGGAGCGGCCGGTCGTCCACCGGCAGACGCGGGAGACCACGTCCATGTCCGCGACATAGGTGCCGACATCGCAGGCGGTGACATAGCGGCCGCCCAGGGAGGCCACGAAGCGCCCGTAGGCGAGCAGCAGCTCCTCCGTCTTGATCGTGTCGGGGTCACCGATGATCACGGCCTTGCCGCCGCCGTGGTCCAGCCCGGCGAGCGCGTTCTTATAGGACATGCCGCGGGCGAGGTTCAGCGCGTCGAGCACCGCCGCCTCGTCGGACGGATAGGCGTGGAAACGGGTGCCGCCCAGGGCCGGGCCCAGGGCGGTGGAGTGGATGGCGATGACGGCCTTCAGGCCGGTCTCGCGGTCCTGGCAGAGGACGACCTGTTCGTGGCCGCCCTGATCGGAGCGGAACAGGGTGTGCAGCACGCCGTCAGCATCGTCGGTGAGACGTACGTCAGTCACGGTGGTGACTCCCATATGTCGCTGGACGCCCCCCTGCGGGTGGGGAGGGCCGGTCGGCAAGAGGGTAAGCCCTCAAGGTCGCGGTGAGCGGTCAAGGAGACCGTTCTGTCATGCGTCTGGCATGGGACGATTCGAGCATCCGGCAGAGAGAACTCGAAGCACTCGAATCGGCCTTGAGGGAGCGTGCGTGGCGTTGGCGACTTCGGTGACTGTCCCGTACGCGGCGTATCTCCGGGTCTACGAGCCGCTCGCCGCGTTTCCGGAGCCGGAGCGCACGCACTGGGCGCGCTACGCGCGGCGTGATCGGCTGCCGGGGGCCCAGGACGAACTGCGCCGGTCGCTGGCGGACTTGCTTCCGGTGCCGCCGGTTCCGGTCCCCGTGCACGAGAGCGGCGACGCCTTCGTGGCCGTCGTCGACGGGGTGGTCTGCGTCTGCCCCTGGCGTACCCGGCTCCGGGGCTGGATCGCCCTGGAAGAGCTCGCCGAGCGCTTCCCGGCGCCGCTGCTGGACGCGGTGCTGCCGCCGGTGGTGCGGCGGCAGGCGGAGGCGGACTTCGCCCGCTGGCTGGAGCGCAACCCGGACGCACGACCCTGGATCCGCTCCGCGACCTGGCACGTTCCGGTGCGCTGGTTCGTCCTCTTCGCCGACGAGGAGCGCGAGTACACCAAGGGGGAGGAGGGGCTGCTGCTCCGCTACCGGACCCCGATGGTGGAGGCCCGGCGCCGGGTGGCGCGCGCCTTGAAGGTGCTGCGGGAGGCGCTCGGCGAGGGACCCCTGATCGACGGCCTGGTAGATGTTGGTCGATGGCTGGAGGAGTTCCACCCGCGCTCACTGGTCGAGCTCGACTACGGCGGACTGGTGCACGCGGTGCCCGAGGAGCGGCTGCAGGATGATCACTCGGCCGCCGATGTGGCGGAGGGGCTCGCGGCGCTGCGCGACGGGGACGGCGAGCGGGCCGGGCTTGCGTACGAACGGCTGACGGAGCGCTGGAGCATGGTGCGCGGACGGCAGAATGCAAGCTGAGGCGTGCGCCGGGCGCGTATGGGAGCGCGGCTGCGGGCGTCGGCCGGGGCGCGCGGGGCGTGAGCC
Coding sequences:
- a CDS encoding DUF3073 domain-containing protein, giving the protein MGRGRAKAKQTKVARQLKYNSGGTDLSRLAEELGASTSSQPPNGERFEDDELDDDPYAQYADLYNDDDDEDDDQPSGSSAQRRRA
- a CDS encoding Glu/Leu/Phe/Val dehydrogenase dimerization domain-containing protein, which encodes MGVTTVTDVRLTDDADGVLHTLFRSDQGGHEQVVLCQDRETGLKAVIAIHSTALGPALGGTRFHAYPSDEAAVLDALNLARGMSYKNALAGLDHGGGKAVIIGDPDTIKTEELLLAYGRFVASLGGRYVTACDVGTYVADMDVVSRVCRWTTGRSPENGGAGDSSVLTAFGVFQGMRASAQAAWGEPTLAGRRVGVAGVGKVGHHLVEHLLEDGAEVFITDVRQESVDRIMSRHPKVTAVLDTDTLIRADLDVYAPCALGGALNDETVPALTATVVCGAANNQLAHPGVEKDLADRGVLYAPDYVVNAGGVIQVADELHGFDFERAKAKADGIFDTTLAIFERAKADGVPPAVAADRLAEQRMAEGRQG